A region of Oncorhynchus masou masou isolate Uvic2021 chromosome 29, UVic_Omas_1.1, whole genome shotgun sequence DNA encodes the following proteins:
- the malsu1 gene encoding mitochondrial assembly of ribosomal large subunit protein 1: MYVLHCSRQFVSQILSHNVLRGYTGVVRGACLISKARRSTTFLYRRYTCLASQQLHPHLSAFYNGIRRYYADLHNEENVLKSDSPGKLLAQQDEYEMQSDSSQRNLQEDFNIDVLVSLLRQENAADICVIKVPEDIKYTDYFIVVSGSSTRHLRAMALYAIKVYKYMKKDGDPHAKIEGKDAEDWMCIDFGRMVVHFMLPETREVYELEKLWTLRSLDEQLSSIPVETLPEDFIYGADVNVTK, encoded by the exons ATGTATGTACTACATTGTTCTAGGCAATTTGTCTCTCAGATACTTTCACATAATGTTCTTCGAGGGTATACTGGTGTCGTTAGAGGTGCGTGTTTAATTTCAAAAGCGCGACGCAGCACAACATTTTTGTATCGACGTTATACATGTCTTGCCTCTCAACAATTGCATCCACATCTCTCTGCATTTTACAACGGTATTAGACGATATTACGCCGATTTACATAATGAAGAGAATGTTTTGAAGTCGGACAGCCCTGGCAAGCTTCTGGCACAACAAGATGAATATGAGATGCAGAGTGACTCAAGCCAAA GAAACCTGCAGGAGGACTTTAACATCGACGTGTTGGTGTCCCTGCTCCGCCAGGAGAATGCAGCAGACATCTGTGTCATCAAGGTGCCTGAGGACATCAAGTACACAGACTACTTCATCGTTGTCAGCGGGTCCTCCACAAGACACCTCCGTGCCATGGCCCTCTACGCCATTAAAGTG TACAAATATATGAAGAAAGACGGGGACCCACATGCCAAGATTGAGGGAAAGGATGCAGAAGACTGGATGTGCATTGACTTTG GAAGGATGGTGGTCCACTTCATGctaccagagaccagagaggtgtatGAACTGGAGAAGCTGTGGACACTACGTTCTCTTGATGAACAGTTGAGCTCCATCCCTGTTGAGACGCTCCCAGAGGACTTCATATATGGAGCCGATGTCAATGTCACCAAGTGA